Proteins from a genomic interval of Excalfactoria chinensis isolate bCotChi1 unplaced genomic scaffold, bCotChi1.hap2 Scaffold_381, whole genome shotgun sequence:
- the MPZ gene encoding myelin protein P0, whose translation MAPGAIMDGRLLLAGMMVVLGLSPTLAIHVYTPREVYGTVGSHVTLSCSFWSSEWISEDISITWHFQAEGSRDSISIFHYAKGQPYIDDVGSFKERMEWVGNPRRKDGSIVIHNLDYTDNGTFTCDVKNPPDIVGKSSQVTLYVLEKVPTRYGVVLGSIIGGALLLVALLVALFYLLRFCWLRRQAVLQRRLSAMEKGKLQRSAKDASKRSRQAPVLYAMLDHSRGTKAATEKKAKGTSGESRKEKK comes from the exons ATGGCGCCGGGTGCCATCATGGATGGACGCCTCCTCCTCGCCGGGATGATGGTGGTGTTGg GGCTGTCCCCCACGTTGGCCATCCACGTGTACACACCACGGGAGGTGTACGGCACCGTGGGTTCCCATGTCACCCTCTCCTGCAGCTTCTGGTCCAGCGAGTGGATCTCAGAGGACATCTCCATCACGTGGCACTTCCAGGCCGAGGGCAGCCGTGACAGCATCTCC ATATTCCACTATGCCAAAGGCCAACCCTACATCGATGACGTGGGCTCCTTCAAGGAGCGCATGGAGTGGGTGGGAAACCCCCGGCGTAAGGACGGCTCCATCGTCATCCACAACCTGGACTACACCGACAACGGGACCTTCACCTGCGACGTCAAAAACCCTCCTGATATCGTGGGGAAATCCTCCCAGGTCACACTCTATGTCTTAGAGAAAG TCCCCACCCGCTATGGGGTCGTGCTGGGCTCCATCATCGGCGGTGCCCTCCTCCTGGTGGCCCTATTGGTGGCCTTATTTTACCTGCTGCGCTTCTGTTGGCTGCGCCGGCAGGCGGTGCtgcagagaaggctgag CGCTATGGAGAAGGGGAAGCTGCAGAGATCGGCTAAGGACGCATCGAAGCGCAGCCGGCAG GCTCCGGTCCTTTACGCCATGTTGGATCACAGCCGCGGCACCAAAGCGGCCACGGAGAAAAAAGCCAAAGGGACGAGCGGGGAGAGCcggaaagagaagaaatag